One Aegilops tauschii subsp. strangulata cultivar AL8/78 chromosome 2, Aet v6.0, whole genome shotgun sequence genomic window, TGGACTTCCACCGCTTGTCTGTAATGTCCACTATCTTGATTACGATCTTCTGCGAAAGGAACCAAACGGATTGGGTAGGGATGAGATATTGAGATCGATAGGATGACCCAACAATGTTGAATTAATCAGAGAGGAAGCAAACGCTTAGAAGCCGTTGTGATGAAGCGTTTTGCTATTGACGAGGCTAGGCTAGGAGATATATGTTGGATCTACCTAGTCCGTTGCCTTTTTGTCTGTATTTTTGGGTGTTGATGTAAGGATGTTAGTGGTAATTTACTAAGGAGTCCTAATGTTCTTCCATTTCCGAAACCATTAATGTCCACCAAGAATCACAATCTTTTCTAAGGTGTGAGAAGTAACTCTTTAACATTTTAATGTTGATCAAAATTTTctaaacaaaacaaaacaaaaacgcCATACATTTCCAGATGGACAGAGTACATTAGATATGACCGTGGGTTTGCATGCGCGTACATGGTTTATAGCTCAGTCTTTTCTTATACACTATGTCAGCTAAAGAAGACAAAATTTATGTGATATACTGGATTATATCTTAGTGTTATCTCTAGTAATCACAGGTGATAAATGGATGGCCTTGCTACATTTGGTCCAATGAAGTCTTCTTTGATCAAATCGATGTATTCTGAGACGGTGAACGACACTCGCCACTTTTGCCAAAAGTTTATTATGAACTAAAAGTACTGCCGAAGATCAAACACTTCGTTGGTACCTCATAGGTGCTAGTGTAACCGAAACTAAGAGCAAAGTCCAAGGAGCAAGTGGAATGAGAGTAAGAAGTGCTGTTTTGTGACGAGAAAGAAACCATTCAATATCAATTTCTCTTTCCTATGTCCCTTTTCTCAACGTTTGTGGCGGACACATGGCTTTTTCTCGGATATGTTCGGAAAATGGTTGGCAGGAGTTAGCGCACAACTTAATTAATGCTCAAACACAGAGGGGGAGGGGGGTACGCTTTATGTTGGACTATTTGAAATTGGTGCAGTGATTATGTTTTAAACAAAATTAGAGTTTGTAACTTAGCCTACCCACTGGTATGTGGTGCTTATTGCAGCATGCGGAATCACAGGAGTCTCTGCCCTCTGAGTGAAAAAACTTGGAGATAGTAGCGCACACTATTTTTCAACGAGTCTAGAAATAAGATTTATGATGCATAAGTGCAACATGTAATTTTTTGGTGGTTGTTCTAGCCCATCAGCAAGTTATTTACTTTATTTCTACGGATGGATTAGAACTCCATAATAAAGTTAGCTGTGTGCATCAATCGATGTATAGGACAAGGGCTTCCCATTTTGGAAAAAACCTTTGTATACTTCTAAAATTACAAGGttaataaaataaaacaaaaaacacaTGACTAAGAGAAAACTTCTTTTACAGTGGAGAAAAATGGCTTAACTTTCTTACTAATAGATCATCTCCAAGCTTAGATTTCCGTTTCTGTTTTTTCCAGCTTAGGAATCACAATTTGTGGCATTGAAGATAGCATCGTTGTACTTCTCGTTAGGTGGATTTTGTTTGTCTTTTTTAGATTCACTTTGTACTTTTCATTTCCTCAGAGTCCTTTCTCATAATTTGGAGATTTGTACTTGTAAGTCATGCACTTACCTTCTATGATGGTACAAAAGGAAAGATTATAACATGAATGAACATAAAAATTTCATGAATTTATTTGGAAGAAATTAAACTTATGACATTAGGGATCACACCTTCTGCACCGATGATCGCGGGTCATTCGGTAGCTCCACACTTGCTCGTCCCTCAGGCTTGATCACCTGGGTGGAAGGCCCAACGCTGATGAGATGCGCACCTTTGAACTTGGCCCTCAACGCGCTCACTACAAGCACCGGGTCCACGCCTCCGACCACCGTTAGCTTCCCTTCCTTCATGTCCACCACCAGCTGATCTATCCCTGGAAACACCAAAAGCACCAAGCTATCAATATACCTCACATGGAAATTAATCATCAAGTGACAAAATGTTTATCTTTCCGCACGTACCATGGAGCTTCGAAAGGGCTTTAAAGGCACGGGACTTCCCCCGGTCATCTATAGTGTCCGCTATCTTGAACACGATCCTCTGCAAAAGGGACCGGATGCACAGGTTGGATAGGGATGAGATCGACAGGACGACATGTTGAATTAATCACACAGTAAAGAAACGCTTAGAGGTGCTCTTCTGGAGCATGTTTTTGGCCAAAATACATAAGAGAATAGGTATTAGTCTCGACCATTAATGTCCACCAAAAATCATAACATTTTCTAACGTGTGAGAAGCAGCTCTTTAAAGATCAGTTGTCTAAAAAGCAAATAAACCACCATATATTTCTAGATAGACAGAGTACTTCAGATATGACCGTGGATTTGCAGGCACATACATGTTTGATAACTCAGTCTTATACACTATGTCAGCTAACAACAACagacaacaacaaagcctttagtcccaaacaagttggggtaggctagaggtgaactCCCTCTTGGTGTTCTCATTGTGGCCTACTTGCGAGGTATACGTGCTGATAACATTGAGAACTAAGTCCCCAACTACCAGCTTGACCAGGATAACATTGAGAACTAAGTCCCCAACTACCAGCTTGACCAGGATAATCCGGTCcccattttgaaaaaaaaaccttTGTATACTTCAAAAATTATAAATTTATTAAAATTAAACTAAAAAACACATGACTAAGAGAAAACTTGTTTTACAGTGGAGAGAAAATAGCTTAACTTTCTTACTAACAAATCATCTCTTAGCTTAAGCGACGACCTGTTTTTTCCAACTTAGCAATCAAAATACGTGGCATGGCTAAGATAGCATCATTTTACTTGTCAGGTGGTTTTTGTTTGTCTTTTTTTCTATATTCACTTTGTACTTTTCATTTCCTCAGAGTCCTTTCCAATGATTTGGGGACTTGTACTTGTAAGTGATGCACCTACCTTTTATGATGATAGAAAAGGACAGATAAAGTCATGATTGAACATAAAAGGTTCACATATttatttggaagaaattaagctTATGACATTAGGGATCACACCTTCTGCGTCGATGCCGGCGGGTCATTCTGTAGCTCCACACTTGCATGTTTCTTGTCATCACGTATCCTGGTAGAAAGAAAAGTCAGACTTTTGCAGGAGATCTTTTATTTTTATACTTTTACAGCTCAAATAAATACTAAAGATTCCTGACATTTTAATTGCTCTGCTCCTTGACCTCCACTACCAGTCAAATTCATGTGTGAAAACACTAAAACGGTTACAATAAAAGATGGAAGTTTTGATGGAACCTTTCTGGCTATTATTGTGCCATACAGCCGAGATGTGATTCAAGAAGTGCAATCGGTTAGTTTAGGCAGATGGCTAATTAATCCTTGTTTGTCTGTCATTCTGCTAATAATGCTGCAGGCTATATGCACTTTTTGCATAATCAAGAAAGAAAGAAAGTGCTGAACTAGGATAAGAAACCGTACCTATTAATTAACTGAGAATTGCTATGGGCGTTTTGCTTTATAGCTTGCTGGGACTCTTGTTTTTGACTTCCACGTTGTTCACTTGATGTCGATGGGTGTTTCCCTCGGACCAAATGCTGTTTTTCTAGAGGACTATACTCTTCTACAGCAATATCTGTTCTTTTTATGTTGACGTTGCTAGGATGTTTGCCAGTGGCATCCTTGAATGCAGACTCTGCAGCCTGCAAGTCATATTCCTCTGCACGGACAGTTGACCCAATTATTCCCGAAATCTCCTGGACGTTTGACAGGTGCTCAATGCCCACAAGCAAACGATCATACTGTTCTCCTCTGTGAGAATTGAAACCTAGCTTAATCCTCTGAAGATTGGGCATTGCTCCTTCCTCAAACATCAGGCGCAGTACGCCACACCTGAACTCAAAATATTCTAGAGCATTAAATGTTCCAGGTGCGAAGCCAATTAGTTCTGTAGTTCGTCGCTGGACATGCAATGTGAGAACAGTCAGGGCTGGCAATCCTCCCAGGATATGGATATCATCCCTTAGCAGTTCACCGACGACAACTTTCAGAATGCAGAGGTTGTTAAGCTGTCCAATCCACTCGGGGATTCTACAAATGGGTGGCAACAACTCGATTGTCATCACTGATTTTGGAGGACTGCTTGACTCATCCAATAAATTGGCAACACTAGGCACAGTAACATTTCTGGGTATACCAGTCACATCGGGCAGTTCTGTCCCACCTCCGAGACGGAGATGCAACAAGCTCTGAAGATGAACAATATCCGATGGAATAACTATTACTCTTGCATTTATTTCAAGTGTTTCCAAGTGTTTCAGACCTTGCATCTGATCTGGAAGATATACGGTGTCACTGCAGGTGACCTGCAAATATCTCAACAGAACAAATTCACAGATAACCCTGAGGTCGAAGTATGTGCTTGGTTGATCACTCCAAATATGAAGGTTCAGAAATCGAAGAAGCTTAAACTCCACAACTGAAGGAAAGCAGCTCATCAGTCCAATAAAAGTAAGCGACCGAATTTGTGATAGTCCAGTACTTGCTGGTGTACTTGCAAATGTTGCACCGCCAAACTGGAGGGACAAACGACTAACCTTATTAGAAAGCCGCACTTGCCTCTGAGAATAATCTATCACAGTGATAAAATTATCTTCTATGGACTTAGAAGTAATAAGATCATGTACCATGTGATGCACTGCATAGTACAATACCTCACTGCTATAGTCTACGTCTATATGTTGGATCATGCCCATATTGACAAGAATATCAAAATAGCTCCCAGCAACCTCCATTTTTTCTTTCTCTGTTGGTGCACGGATAAAGCATTCAGCTACCCATTGCTTCATTATATCTTCCTTCAAGATTATATAGTTCTCTGGGTATATGCCAAGATACAACAGACATGTCTGAACACAACTGGGAAGACTATTGTAGCAAAAGTTCAGTATCTCGACAGAAGTTGTACTTGTTAGCAAAAAATGTTGTACTTGCTCCCAGCTCTCTACTGCATTTGCTTCCCTTTGGCTTCCTAGAACACTTGAAATGCTGATAATTGCCTGTGGTAAACCATCACATCTTCTTATAATCTCATCTGACACTTCATCCAATTGGGGAGATTTCTCTTTTCCAGAGCAAAAAACTGCATTGGTGAACAATTCTTTTGATTGACTGACACTGAGTGGCTCCATCTTAAATATGTACTTGGACTGGTAACTACAGCATGCAAGAGCAACATCCTCAATTTCTGTTGTTGTTATTATCCTGCTTCCATGATTACCCTCTGGGAAAGCACATGTAGCAACATCCCATACTGATGTATCCCATATGTCATCAATTATAATAACATACCTGATAAAAAAGGTATAATTAGAAGTACATGGAACACCGTAAATATCCCAAGCACACTTAGACCAACCAATTGGGTACTACCGGCGTACTTTCGGGTACCTATCCTGCATATATGGGTGCCACCCTCGGGATACCCTTCAACTCTTCAGTCAAAAAGAGCTAAATTAATGGATAAGTGCTACTCCCTCGCCCGGACTTAGTTgacgctcaaatggatgtatctagacgtattttagtactagatacatccgtttgagcGTTAACTAATTCCGGACGGAGGAAGTACATAAGAGTTTCCTGATTAAGTACTAAGAGCAAGAGATTGTCTACCATATATTAAGTGGTTATGTGGTCGATTCACTGTCAATGCACTAAATGAGCATGGCACTTGTATATTATCTGGTATTTTCTTCCTAACCTTGTTTTGCCTTTAGCATTCGTTGTACTGCCATTGTTCTTTGCTGTAATAAGAATTTTGAAGAGTGTTCTGTTGGCTGGCTCAGGTTGGCTTGAAAATGGTGGACGAAGCTTGCCTTGGGGCCAAAACAAAAACAACTGCAGCAAGTGTAGGGATGGCGTACACTGATAATCCTAGTTGAAGTTTAATTCATTGTATTTCTTAGTTAGCTTGTGCGGTTTACAATTTTCCTTTCATTTGCTCATTTTAAGCTGCTGAAACGCCATTTGTATCCAGCTCTTCTGGCTTTCTCTACTGACAATCATTGTTTCCTTTGTTCGGTGTGGCATTACAGACCTAGACAAAACCACAAGTTCAGTTTGGTACCTAATCAAATGTATCATGAGCAACTTCCATCTCTAGACCAACTGTTCATGGCGGCTGCATGTGCACAATTTGGCGGGTGGCCTAGAGAGGTGAATATCCACCATGGATGATGGGGTAGATGTTGGATCCTCACTCATCCACCAGTCCTATTTTCTTATATTTTGATAGCTATGTTTGAGAGTAAACTTTGTATGCTTTGCCTGTGTGCATCTTCGTAAATTGTAATCATAGGCAGGGAGTTGAATTTTTGTGGTGTTTTATCAGCTTGATTCGACAATGAGAATCAGTAAACGGTACTTTTAATGAAAACAAAGTGTATTAGGAAATACTTCAACGGTAAATGATTAAGCTTTAGTTTGAGGATGATGAATTGTGTTGTGTGTTGTGCTTATTCTATATTCAGCTGCGAAAAAACAACAGAAGTAACCAAAATGGGTAAAACAAACCCTAAAATGGCAAAAACGGGATTGAGAAAACGGAATTATGATAATGCACCACAATTCGAAACGTGGCATTAAGACACTCTGATCTAAAAGGTTGAATTGTAATGTTTCTCAGAATGATGAAACTTCAATGAATAGATTAAGCGAGTTATAGAAATATATAGTGTGCATAGGGCCAACAAAACCCGTACCTTTTATCCTGTAGATGCTCAGTGAGGTCGTGAATGAGGTCGCCCATCTCGCTAGCATCAGGTGGTTGGTGCGGACGAACTTGTGCGAGTATGCTCCTTAGGATCCTCCTCATGTCTGGTTTCTTGGCGGTCCGCACAAAAGCCCGGCAGTGGAAGTAGTCCCTGAGTTTGTGCACACGCCATAGCTGTTTGGCAAGCGTGGTCTTCCCGATTCCTCCAACACCGACAATGGATAGCACCTTGAGCTGCTCATCTCCATCGGTCAGCAAATGGCAGAGCCTATCAACCGCGCCACCCTTGTCATGAAGGCCGACGACCAGATCTGTCTTCTGACCACAGTGGTTAATGATTGGAAAGACATCTGTGTGGCTGGGGACGCTCTCAAGCCTGTACCGCTCGTACCGTGCATTTGCTTCCTTCACACGACCCATGAATGCTGACATGTTGTAGATCCAATCTTCTTCAGTGTCGACAAAGTTGTCCATGTCATAGGATAGTTCACGCACATCCTTCATCCAGATCCTGGCTGTAACGGGAGGGTCTCGTGCCTTGGAGAGCTCCAGTAGCCGGGTTCCGAGTTTCCTCATCTCATCCGTGTGTTCTGTATCGAGGAGCGCATCCAGCTTCTGTGCAAGGGAGACCATGGCACCAAGAGAAGCACTAATCGGCGGTAGCAGCAGATCCATTTCAACCTCTCTGCAACCGGAACGAACAATAGAGCAGATCTGCAACCGAAACAAAAGAGTATTAATATGTATTAGATCGATAATAAATCGGGCATCTATCTACCAAGTATTAATCTATATGCATGACAAAGTGTACTGGTCTGATGTTGCTACTGGTGGTAAACTAGAAAAGGGATCACCAGACGGAGGCGACGCGGTCAGGATTCTTCTCGGCCTGATCCGATCCGACTCTGACGAACTTGGCCTCCCGCAGCGCGCTCACCACGCCCACGACCTGTCAGCCTCCCGCTCTCGGTGCGCGGCGAGCATGTGAATCATGTCTACCTAGAGCGGCATCTTGTGCAAAAGCAACCGGATGGATTGACAGGCATGAGATCCATAGAACAGGCCAAGAAATGTAAAATCAATTACACAGTTTAGCAAGTAAGATGATTTTGATGTGACGGAATCAGAGTTGTTACTTACCATGGTGATCGACGGAGCAACTGAGCAAGGATCCGGGGCAGAAAATCCGGGGTGGGGATTGAGCGCGGCCGGGCGGGGGGTGGATATTGTGTGTTAGGTGGAGTGGACGGGGAGAAAGAAGAGGGAGCAGATGCGGGGTCGTCGCGCGCACCCCCACCTTGACTTCGTCTGTGGTGGTGACCGGTGACGGACAGCGTGGAGACCGGGGGTGGGGCCCATCGTCAGATGGATTGATTGCCTGACAATGTGCCCGTGTGGTGCATGTGGGCACACCCAATGCTACTCGATTGGGCTCGATTTACAAATCTCGTCCGCAAAAAACAAAATGATGATAAGTGATGAAATAAAAAATTTAGTTTATAGAAGTACTTAGAACGTGTTGGATAGGCTGCATACAATCCAACCAGGGCCCGGGCGGGATGAAAATgggttgtttggttgcctgcaagTAGTCTTGACTCGCATCGGCATGGAACTTAAAGCACTCGAATCGGCAGTTTCCAGCGAGCCAGGCTGAGGCTGGCGGAAAACGAAGACGTGGCATAGAGCGCGATGCAGGGGGGGTCTGGTCGGAGATGGCAGGGGAGGGAAAATCGGCCCAGGCGGGATGGCGCGAAATATAACCTCATCACCCCTTTCACTCGCTCACCCTGGCTCTAGGACAAGCCCTCCTCTCTTATTGGTACCGGCGGCAGCGATGACTCAGATCTGCGACTACGACGACGGCTGCGGTGTTGGTGGCGGCAACAACACTCCCCGGCAGCGGCAGTTATTTCTCCCCATCTTCTTCGACTCTGTCCGGCCATCCTTGTCTCCACCATGTCTCCCCTGACCCCGAAGCTGGTAAGCTACCCCCTCCCTCTACTCTATTAGGTCATTTGGTAGGAGCGTTTAGGGTCGATTGCACCATTGCTGACCGCATCATGGGTGTAGCTTAGGTTGTGGATGAACGGACGAAGCTTCTAGTTCAGACAGCAACGCTGATAGCTGTGGTTCAGGCCTGGATCTTGTTAGTCCATAAGAGAGTTGTTCGCCGGAATGACAAACCTCTCATCCGGTAAGGTCCGATGTTAAACCGAGATAAGGAGAGGATAGTGAATCTGAACTACATCTGCAACTGCAACGACACAAAGGCTCTGTGGATGCTTCGAATAAAAAGAGCATCTTTCACCAGGTTTGTGCAGGCGTTTAGGAGCAGGGGTTGCTAGAAGATAGCATccacactgatacgtctccaacgtatcacactgatacgtctccaacgtatctataatttttaattgttccatgctattatattatccatcttgctgttttatatgcatttatatactattttatatgattttggggactaacctattaacctagagcccagtgccagtttctggtttttccttgtttttgagttttacaaaaaaggaataccaaacggagtccaaatgaccaggaaatttacggtgattttttatggaccagaagaagcccccgaagcaaaagagttgggccagaagagtcacGAGGTCACCACAAGGATGGAGgggcccccctagggcgcgccccctgtcttgtcattgactcgtggaccccccctcctgacttgttctcgatgccaaaaattcctataaatatagaaacctccagaaataaacctagatcgggagttccgccaccgcaagcctctgtagccaccaaaaaccaatcgggaccctgttccggcaccctgccggaggggggaatcatcatcggtggccatcttcatcatcctggcgctctccatgacgaggagggagtagttcaccctcgggtctgagggtatgtaccagtagctatgtgtttgatccctctttctctctctctctctctctcgtgttcttgacttggcacgatcttgatgtaccgcgagctttgctatcactggtacgcgtcggtgctatacaaatggttcttaacccctttccgcgacggcatttggaaccgtcgcctagtgagtgacgtgaaggaaatatgccctaaaggcaataataaagttattatttatttccttatttcatgacaaatgtttattattcatgctataattgtattaaccggaaacttagtacatgtgtgaatacatagacaaacacaatgtcactagtatgcctctacttgactagctcgttgaatcaaagatggttgtgtttcctaaccatagacatgagttgtcatttgattaacgggatcacatgtaacgcccacgatgcggctatatctcccacgtgtcgaggcacgacttagaggcataaccgcatagtggttttgtcgcaagaagggtcatcttcacacaatcccatgtaatgaacaagaatgggataaagagttggcttacaatcgccacttcacacaatacataaataaatatcatccatcatccaaaatacaaacatatagaccgactacggtcaaaatccagatgaaaataagacaaccccaaatgctagatccccgatcgtcccaactgggctccactactgatcatcaggaaaatacacatagtaacgaccacgttcctcgtcgaactcccacttgagatcgacgccgtcatctgcactggcatcgtcggcacctgcaactgttttggtagaatctgtgagtcacggggactcagcaatctcacacccgcgagatcaagactatttaagcttataggacaaggaggtgtaagaggtggagctgcagcggcaaaagcatatatggtggctaacttgcacaaatgagagcgagaagagaagcaacggaacggacgtcatctagcaatgatcaagaagtgatcctgaacacctacttacgtcattcataacacagaccgtgttcacttcccggactccgccgagaagagaccatcacggctacacacgcagttgatgagttttaaatgggtcaagtgacaagttatctacaaccggacattaacaaattcccatctgcctcataaccgcgggcacggctttcgaaagataataccctgcaggggtgtcccaacttagcccatcataagctctcacggtcaacgaaggataaaccttctcccggaaagacccgatcagtctcggaatcccggtttacaagacatctcgacaatggtaaaacaagaccagcaaagccacccgaatg contains:
- the LOC109773754 gene encoding disease resistance protein RGA5 isoform X1, whose translation is MDLLLPPISASLGAMVSLAQKLDALLDTEHTDEMRKLGTRLLELSKARDPPVTARIWMKDVRELSYDMDNFVDTEEDWIYNMSAFMGRVKEANARYERYRLESVPSHTDVFPIINHCGQKTDLVVGLHDKGGAVDRLCHLLTDGDEQLKVLSIVGVGGIGKTTLAKQLWRVHKLRDYFHCRAFVRTAKKPDMRRILRSILAQVRPHQPPDASEMGDLIHDLTEHLQDKRYVIIIDDIWDTSVWDVATCAFPEGNHGSRIITTTEIEDVALACCSYQSKYIFKMEPLSVSQSKELFTNAVFCSGKEKSPQLDEVSDEIIRRCDGLPQAIISISSVLGSQREANAVESWEQVQHFLLTSTTSVEILNFCYNSLPSCVQTCLLYLGIYPENYIILKEDIMKQWVAECFIRAPTEKEKMEVAGSYFDILVNMGMIQHIDVDYSSEVLYYAVHHMVHDLITSKSIEDNFITVIDYSQRQVRLSNKVSRLSLQFGGATFASTPASTGLSQIRSLTFIGLMSCFPSVVEFKLLRFLNLHIWSDQPSTYFDLRVICEFVLLRYLQVTCSDTVYLPDQMQGLKHLETLEINARVIVIPSDIVHLQSLLHLRLGGGTELPDVTGIPRNVTVPSVANLLDESSSPPKSVMTIELLPPICRIPEWIGQLNNLCILKVVVGELLRDDIHILGGLPALTVLTLHVQRRTTELIGFAPGTFNALEYFEFRCGVLRLMFEEGAMPNLQRIKLGFNSHRGEQYDRLLVGIEHLSNVQEISGIIGSTVRAEEYDLQAAESAFKDATGKHPSNVNIKRTDIAVEEYSPLEKQHLVRGKHPSTSSEQRGSQKQESQQAIKQNAHSNSQLINRIRDDKKHASVELQNDPPASTQKRIVFKIADTIDDRGKSRAFKALSKLHGIDQLVVDMKEGKLTVVGGVDPVLVVSALRAKFKGAHLISVGPSTQVIKPEGRASVELPNDPRSSVQKKIVIKIVDITDKRWKSSAFKVLSKFHGTNSVAANEEEGTLTVVGDLDPEVVVLALQKARLNVQIVSTGPHIFSMGEGLMNKPEGRKMPGRNPPEGQQKPESNPPQLPHSLIPPYSPPYRPPPYRQHRHEVHQSREDPNSCVIQ
- the LOC109773754 gene encoding disease resistance protein RGA5 isoform X2, encoding MDLLLPPISASLGAMVSLAQKLDALLDTEHTDEMRKLGTRLLELSKARDPPVTARIWMKDVRELSYDMDNFVDTEEDWIYNMSAFMGRVKEANARYERYRLESVPSHTDVFPIINHCGQKTDLVVGLHDKGGAVDRLCHLLTDGDEQLKVLSIVGVGGIGKTTLAKQLWRVHKLRDYFHCRAFVRTAKKPDMRRILRSILAQVRPHQPPDASEMGDLIHDLTEHLQDKRYVIIIDDIWDTSVWDVATCAFPEGNHGSRIITTTEIEDVALACCSYQSKYIFKMEPLSVSQSKELFTNAVFCSGKEKSPQLDEVSDEIIRRCDGLPQAIISISSVLGSQREANAVESWEQVQHFLLTSTTSVEILNFCYNSLPSCVQTCLLYLGIYPENYIILKEDIMKQWVAECFIRAPTEKEKMEVAGSYFDILVNMGMIQHIDVDYSSEVLYYAVHHMVHDLITSKSIEDNFITVIDYSQRQVRLSNKVSRLSLQFGGATFASTPASTGLSQIRSLTFIGLMSCFPSVVEFKLLRFLNLHIWSDQPSTYFDLRVICEFVLLRYLQVTCSDTVYLPDQMQGLKHLETLEINARVIVIPSDIVHLQSLLHLRLGGGTELPDVTGIPRNVTVPSVANLLDESSSPPKSVMTIELLPPICRIPEWIGQLNNLCILKVVVGELLRDDIHILGGLPALTVLTLHVQRRTTELIGFAPGTFNALEYFEFRCGVLRLMFEEGAMPNLQRIKLGFNSHRGEQYDRLLVGIEHLSNVQEISGIIGSTVRAEEYDLQAAESAFKDATGKHPSNVNIKRTDIAVEEYSPLEKQHLVRGKHPSTSSEQRGSQKQESQQAIKQNAHSNSQLINRIRDDKKHASVELQNDPPASTQKRIVFKIADTIDDRGKSRAFKALSKLHGIDQLVVDMKEGKLTVVGGVDPVLVVSALRAKFKGAHLISVGPSTQVIKPEGRASVELPNDPRSSVQKGPIR